Proteins encoded in a region of the Cheilinus undulatus linkage group 8, ASM1832078v1, whole genome shotgun sequence genome:
- the isg20l2 gene encoding interferon-stimulated 20 kDa exonuclease-like 2 isoform X2, which translates to MIVLHTEDFFRHLGLVLTGAMSDIRINMHIEVTASDSQGMRRTERDFRFPGQKNSRRRKRKRQNRWKKYEQNQIQCHNGAPAERPFVPVSRTKTSDTSAPGSDMASAPSLTCKPPAPQQSKATSAIQSKHTASPCIPKPSASTHSKGTPPPIRDDSCLPHSLMHPASTASTNSYTDHVDDSDHHKKSEEHKSKHSEPLTTASTVYSSHKERKKKTSAILCPSKYVAIDCEMVGAGPKGSISLLARCSVVNYDGDILYDEFIKPTMPVTDYRTRWSGIREKDLRHATNFSEAKNKILRLITGKVLVGHALHNDFKALSYTHPAHMTRDTSRIPLLNKKAGFSDSQCASLKRLTKAIFNKDIQTDRRGHSSVEDARAAMELYKVVEVEWENELNSKSQAS; encoded by the exons ATGATTGTTTTACACACCGAGGACTTCTTTAGACACTTGGGACTTGTTTTAACCGGAGCCATGTCGGACATTAGAATAAACATGCACATAGAGGTGACAGCTTCAGATAGTCAAGGTATGAGGAGAACTGAGAGAGATTTCAGATTTCCTGGGCAGAAAAACTCCAGGAGGCGCAAACGTAAACGGCAAAACCGCTGGAAAAAATACGAACAGAATCAAATTCAGTGTCACAATGGAGCACCTGCAGAGCGTCCTTTTGTTCCTGTTTCCAGAACAAAGACATCTGATACTTCAGCTCCTGGAAGTGACATGGCCAGTGCTCCATCTCTTACCTGTAAGCCTCCAGCACCACAACAAAGCAAAGCTACATCTGCTATACAGAGCAAACACACAGCTTCACCGTGCATCCCTAAGCCATCTGCGTCAACACACAGCAAAGGCACacctccaccaatcagagacgacAGCTGTTTACCCCATAGCCTCATGCATCCAGCATCGACAGCCAGCACGAATTCCTACACTGACCATGTAGACGACAGTGACCACCACAAAAAGTCAGAAGAACATAAGAGCAAACATTCAGAACCCCTCACCACAGCCTCGACTGTGTATAGCAGCCACAAAGAGcgtaaaaaaaagacatcagctATTCTGTGTCCTTCAAAGTATGTGGCTATTGACTGTGAGATGGTTGGCGCAGGCCCGAAGGGCAGTATCAGCCTACTGGCTCGCTGCAGCGTGGTTAACTACGACGGAGACATACTCTATGATGAATTCATTAAACCCACCATGCCTGTCACAGACTATCGCACAAGATGGAGTGGCATCAGGGAAAAAGACCTCAGACATGCTACGAATTTCTCTGAGGCCAAGAACAAG ATACTGAGGCTAATAACGGGGAAGGTGCTGGTCGGCCACGCTCTCCACAATGACTTTAAGGCTCTGAGTTACACCCATCCCGCTCACATGACCAGAGACACGTCTCGAATCCCGCTGCTTAACAAGAAGGCCGGCTTCTCTGACAGCCAGTGCGCCTCGCTGAAAAGACTCACCAAGGCCATCTTCAACAAAGACATCCAG ACTGACAGGAGGGGCCACTCTTCTGTGGAGGACGCCAGAGCCGCGATGGAGCTGTACAAAGTGGTGGAGGTGGAGTGGGAGAATGAGCTGAACAGCAAATCCCAGGCCAGTTAG
- the isg20l2 gene encoding interferon-stimulated 20 kDa exonuclease-like 2 isoform X1: MIVLHTEDFFRHLGLVLTGAMSDIRINMHIEVTASDSQGMRRTERDFRFPGQKNSRRRKRKRQNRWKKYEQNQIQCHNGAPAERPFVPVSRTKTSDTSAPGSDMASAPSLTCKPPAPQQSKATSAIQSKHTASPCIPKPSASTHSKGTPPPIRDDSCLPHSLMHPASTASTNSYTDHVDDSDHHKKSEEHKSKHSEPLTTASTVYSSHKERKKKTSAILCPSKYVAIDCEMVGAGPKGSISLLARCSVVNYDGDILYDEFIKPTMPVTDYRTRWSGIREKDLRHATNFSEAKNKILRLITGKVLVGHALHNDFKALSYTHPAHMTRDTSRIPLLNKKAGFSDSQCASLKRLTKAIFNKDIQTDRRGHSSVEDARAAMELYKVVEVEWENELNSKSQMWQKTEAAHSVSWINLNKLPELYRKKIIQLCSDLRFKQYSLPQG, translated from the exons ATGATTGTTTTACACACCGAGGACTTCTTTAGACACTTGGGACTTGTTTTAACCGGAGCCATGTCGGACATTAGAATAAACATGCACATAGAGGTGACAGCTTCAGATAGTCAAGGTATGAGGAGAACTGAGAGAGATTTCAGATTTCCTGGGCAGAAAAACTCCAGGAGGCGCAAACGTAAACGGCAAAACCGCTGGAAAAAATACGAACAGAATCAAATTCAGTGTCACAATGGAGCACCTGCAGAGCGTCCTTTTGTTCCTGTTTCCAGAACAAAGACATCTGATACTTCAGCTCCTGGAAGTGACATGGCCAGTGCTCCATCTCTTACCTGTAAGCCTCCAGCACCACAACAAAGCAAAGCTACATCTGCTATACAGAGCAAACACACAGCTTCACCGTGCATCCCTAAGCCATCTGCGTCAACACACAGCAAAGGCACacctccaccaatcagagacgacAGCTGTTTACCCCATAGCCTCATGCATCCAGCATCGACAGCCAGCACGAATTCCTACACTGACCATGTAGACGACAGTGACCACCACAAAAAGTCAGAAGAACATAAGAGCAAACATTCAGAACCCCTCACCACAGCCTCGACTGTGTATAGCAGCCACAAAGAGcgtaaaaaaaagacatcagctATTCTGTGTCCTTCAAAGTATGTGGCTATTGACTGTGAGATGGTTGGCGCAGGCCCGAAGGGCAGTATCAGCCTACTGGCTCGCTGCAGCGTGGTTAACTACGACGGAGACATACTCTATGATGAATTCATTAAACCCACCATGCCTGTCACAGACTATCGCACAAGATGGAGTGGCATCAGGGAAAAAGACCTCAGACATGCTACGAATTTCTCTGAGGCCAAGAACAAG ATACTGAGGCTAATAACGGGGAAGGTGCTGGTCGGCCACGCTCTCCACAATGACTTTAAGGCTCTGAGTTACACCCATCCCGCTCACATGACCAGAGACACGTCTCGAATCCCGCTGCTTAACAAGAAGGCCGGCTTCTCTGACAGCCAGTGCGCCTCGCTGAAAAGACTCACCAAGGCCATCTTCAACAAAGACATCCAG ACTGACAGGAGGGGCCACTCTTCTGTGGAGGACGCCAGAGCCGCGATGGAGCTGTACAAAGTGGTGGAGGTGGAGTGGGAGAATGAGCTGAACAGCAAATCCCAG ATGTGGCAGAAAACTGAAGCTGCTCATTCAGTGTCCTGGATAAACCTCAACAAGCTGCCTGaactttacaggaaaaaaataatacagcTCTGCTCTGACCTTCGCTTTAAACAGTACAGTCTTCCTCAGGGTTAG